One window of the Primulina eburnea isolate SZY01 chromosome 18, ASM2296580v1, whole genome shotgun sequence genome contains the following:
- the LOC140819439 gene encoding probable methyltransferase PMT2, protein MANKFNSGDSRTRSSMSIFIVAGLCGFFFLLGTWQRSGFGKGDRIAIEMTTSGANCNILPKLNFETHHSGQAGIIDDSDLKSNVYKPCHRRYTDYTPCQDQRRAMTFSRKNMLYRERHCPSVKLRCLIPAPNGYVTPFPWPKSRDFVPYANAPYKSLTVEKAIQNWIQYEGNVFKFPGGGTQFPQGADKYIDQLASVIPIQNGTVRTALDTGCGVASWGAYLWNRNVITMSFAPRDSHQAQVQFALERGVPAVIGVLGTIKMPYPARAFDMAHCSRCLIPWGVNDGLYMKEVDRVLRHGGYWVLSGPPINWNTNYKAWQRPKEELQEEQRKIEEIAKLLCWEKKSEDGEIAIWQKRMDADSCRATQENAGVTFCKSEDSNDVWYKKMEPCVTPYNSAKTDEVPTGDLKPFPERLHAVPPRIASGSVSGVSVEAYLEDSKKWKKHVNAYRKIIKVIDTGRYRNIMDMNAGFGGFAAALQSPKLWVMNVGPTVAENSDLGIVYERGLIGIYHDWCEAFSTYPRTYDLIHANGVFSLYKDKCEFEDILLEMDRILRPEGAVILRDEVDVLVKVKKMIGNMRWDFKMMDHEDGPLVPEKILIAVKQYCGNSTSTQ, encoded by the exons ATGGCGAACAAGTTTAATTCAGGGGACAGTAGGACTAGGAGTTCCATGTCTATTTTTATAGTTGCTGGTCTTTGTGGTTTCTTCTTCTTACTTGGAACATGGCAGAGGAGCGGGTTTGGGAAGGGAGATAGGATTGCGATTGAGATGACCACAAGTGGAGCGAACTGTAATATTTTGCCGAAACTTAATTTTGAAACCCACCATTCTGGTCAAGCTGGGATAATTGATGATTCTGATCTAAAATCGAACGTGTATAAGCCATGCCATCGTCGCTACACGGATTACACACCATGCCAAGATCAAAGACGAGCGATGACTTTTTCGAGGAAGAATATGTTGTACCGTGAAAGACATTGTCCTTCAGTGAAGCTGCGTTGCCTTATTCCAGCGCCTAACGGATACGTAACCCCGTTTCCATGGCCAAAGAGTCGTGATTTCGTTCCCTATGCCAATGCTCCATATAAGAGCTTGACAGTGGAGAAGGCTATTCAAAACTGGATCCAGTATGAGGGCAATGTGTTTAAGTTTCCTGGCGGAGGAACACAATTTCCGCAGGGGGCTGATAAGTACATCGATCAGCTTGCATCAGTCATACCCATCCAAAATGGAACTGTTAGGACTGCATTGGACACTGGATGTGGG GTAGCAAGTTGGGGCGCTTATCTATGGAATAGAAATGTCATAACGATGTCGTTTGCACCAAGAGATTCACACCAAGCCCAGGTTCAATTTGCTCTTGAAAGGGGTGTACCTGCAGTCATTGGGGTTCTTGGAACGATAAAAATGCCATATCCCGCTAGGGCGTTTGACATGGCTCATTGCTCTCGTTGTCTTATACCATGGGGCGTAAATG ATGGCCTATATATGAAAGAAGTTGATCGTGTGCTTAGACATGGTGGCTACTGGGTTCTTTCAGGCCCTCCAATCAACTGGAATACTAACTATAAAGCCTGGCAACGTCCAAAGGAAGAACTCCAAGAAGAACAAAGAAAGATTGAGGAAATAGCTAAACTTCTCTGCTGGGAAAAGAAGTCTGAGGACGGTGAAATTGCAATATGGCAGAAGAGAATGGATGCCGATTCTTGTCGTGCTACACAAGAAAATGCGGGAGTAACTTTCTGTAAATCTGAAGACTCCAACGATGTCTGGTATAAGAAAATGGAGCCATGTGTTACTCCATATAACAGTGCTAAAACTGATGAAGTTCCTACTGGTGATCTCAAACCATTTCCAGAGAGGCTTCATGCCGTTCCACCCAGAATTGCCAGTGGATCAGTTTCCGGAGTCTCTGTTGAGGCATACCTGGAGGACAGCAAGAAATGGAAGAAGCATGTCAATGCCTATAGAAAGATTATAAAAGTTATCGACACTGGGAGATACCGTAACATTATGGATATGAATGCTGGCTTTGGAGGTTTTGCCGCTGCACTTCAGTCTCCTAAGTTGTGGGTAATGAATGTTGGACCTACTGTTGCCGAGAATAGTGACCTTGGCATTGTTTATGAACGGGGATTGATTGGCATCTACCATGACTG GTGTGAAGCTTTCTCTACATATCCAAGAACATATGACCTCATCCATGCTAATGGTGTTTTTAGCTTGTACAAGGACAA GTGTGAGTTTGAAGATATATTGCTAGAGATGGACCGAATTTTACGTCCTGAAGGTGCGGTTATATTACGAGATGAAGTTGATGTACTAGTCAAGGTGAAGAAGATGATTGGAAATATGAGATGGGATTTCAAGATGATGGATCACGAGGATGGTCCCCTTGTTCCAGAAAAAATACTCATTGCTGTTAAACAATATTGCGGCAATTCCACATCTACACAATAA